CCAGTCACTGTCGGTCAGGTTGGGGAAACCGTAGGCACCCTTGGCGTCGGAGCCGTGGCACACCGAGCAGTTGGAGGCGAACAGGCGGCCACCCATTTTCAGGGCCTGCTCGTCTTGGGCGACCTGCTCAATCGGCATGGCGGCGTACTTGGCGAAGATCGGCCCGTACTGGGCGTCGGCCTTGGCCATTTCCTTTTCCCACTGGTGCACGCCGGTCCAGCCTGCGTTGCGCTCGCCGTCGGCGATCTGCACGCTGGCGGCGAACGGGGTCTTGGCCTCGTTGTCGAGGTAGTCGTAACCCGGCAGCAAGCCTTTCCAGTTACCCAGGCCCGGGTAAAGCACCAGGTAGCCGACGGCGAAGATGATGGTGGCCACGAACAGCATGAACCACCACTTGGGCATAGGGTTGTCGAATTCCTCGACACCATCGAACACATGGCCGACGGTTTCGTCGGTGGACTCCTGACGCTGGCCTTTGCGGGTGCCGAAGATCAGCAAGGCCATGGCCAAGATGGTCCCGAGTACGAGAATTGTTACGTACCAATTCCAGAACGTGGTCATTGGTTATTGCTCCTGGAAGATTGTTCATCACGCGCGTCGGGTTTTTTCTGCTCGTCGGCGAACGGCAGGTTGGCGGCTTCGTCGAAACTCGACTTGCGCTTGCTGCTATAGGCCCAGAGCACCACGCCGATAAAGGCGATGAACACCACTGCCGTGCCTATGCCACGAATGGTCCCGATGTCCGTGAGAAAAGAGGGCATCGTGAATTACCGCTTGCTGCTGATCGAGGTGCCGAGAACCTGCAGGTACGCGACCAGCGCGTCCATCTCGGTCTTGCCCTTCACCGCGTCCTTGGCACCGGCGATGTCTTCGTCGGTGTAGGGGATGCCAAAGCCACGCATGACTTCCAGCTTCTTGGCGGTGTCCTTGCCGTCGAGCTTGTTCTCGACCAGCCAGGGGTAGGACGGCATCTTCGACTCGGGCACGACGTTACGCGGGTTGTACAGGTGCGCACGGTGCCACTCGTCCGAGTAGCGGCCGCCGACACGGGCCAGGTCCGGGCCGGTACGCTTGGAACCCCACAGGAAGGGGTGGTCCCAGACGCTTTCACCGGCCACCGAGTAGTGGCCGTAGCGCTCGGTCTCGGCGCGGAACGGGCGGATCATCTGCGAGTGGCAGCCGACGCAACCGTTGGAAATGTAGACGTCGCGACCTTCCAGCTGCAGCGCGGTGTAGGGCTTGAGGCCCTCGACCGGCTCGTTGGTGACGTCCTGGAAAAACAGCGGGACGATCTGGGTCAGGCCACCGATGCTGACGGCGATGACCATCAGCAGCGCCATCAGGCCGATATTCTTCTCGATGATTTCGTGTTTCATCAGTGAGCTACTCCGGCGGGAATCTGCGCAGCCGCTTCGTATTCAGCCGGCTTGGCGGCACGCACGGTGCGGTAGGTGTTGTAAGCCATCAACAGCATGCCGGTGACGAAGAAGGCGCCGCCGATCATGCGAACCACGTAGCCCGGATGGCTGGCTTCCAGGGCTTCGACGAAGGAGTAGGTGAGGGTGCCGTCTTCGTTGACTGCACGCCACATCAGGCCCTGGGTGATACCGTTGACCCACATCGAGGCGATGTACAGCACGGTGCCGATGGTGGCCAGCCAGAAGTGCGCGTTGATCAGGCCGATGCTGTGCATCTGCTCGCGACCGAAGACCTTCGGGATCAGGTGATACAGCGAGCCGATGGAGATCATCGCCACCCAGCCGAGAGCGCCGGCGTGCACGTG
The genomic region above belongs to Pseudomonas benzenivorans and contains:
- a CDS encoding cbb3-type cytochrome oxidase subunit 3 gives rise to the protein MPSFLTDIGTIRGIGTAVVFIAFIGVVLWAYSSKRKSSFDEAANLPFADEQKKPDARDEQSSRSNNQ
- the ccoP gene encoding cytochrome-c oxidase, cbb3-type subunit III yields the protein MTTFWNWYVTILVLGTILAMALLIFGTRKGQRQESTDETVGHVFDGVEEFDNPMPKWWFMLFVATIIFAVGYLVLYPGLGNWKGLLPGYDYLDNEAKTPFAASVQIADGERNAGWTGVHQWEKEMAKADAQYGPIFAKYAAMPIEQVAQDEQALKMGGRLFASNCSVCHGSDAKGAYGFPNLTDSDWLYGGEPETIKTTIMEGRQAAMPAWKDNLGEEGIKNVSAYVRGLSGLKTPEDIEADPVAGQEIYATNCAVCHGAEGKGQQAMGAPNLTDKTWLYGSSFAQVQQTLRYGRNGRMPAQADFLGNDKVHLLAAYVYSLSQKPAEQ
- the ccoO gene encoding cytochrome-c oxidase, cbb3-type subunit II, coding for MKHEIIEKNIGLMALLMVIAVSIGGLTQIVPLFFQDVTNEPVEGLKPYTALQLEGRDVYISNGCVGCHSQMIRPFRAETERYGHYSVAGESVWDHPFLWGSKRTGPDLARVGGRYSDEWHRAHLYNPRNVVPESKMPSYPWLVENKLDGKDTAKKLEVMRGFGIPYTDEDIAGAKDAVKGKTEMDALVAYLQVLGTSISSKR